One Synechococcus sp. CC9605 genomic window carries:
- a CDS encoding DUF1651 domain-containing protein, whose amino-acid sequence MREGWLIDRDGCWIWRFHRDEKAWIRDPKIFIDRGRQMPDGPPLLKERRYLRKDAAEQFWKSLQTQGWEPLKEPAWGAAADV is encoded by the coding sequence ATGAGGGAGGGATGGCTGATTGATCGGGACGGCTGCTGGATCTGGCGGTTCCACCGTGATGAGAAGGCGTGGATCCGAGATCCCAAGATCTTCATCGACAGGGGGCGTCAGATGCCTGATGGCCCTCCTTTGCTGAAGGAGCGTCGGTATCTGCGGAAGGACGCAGCGGAGCAGTTCTGGAAGTCCCTTCAAACGCAGGGATGGGAACCTCTGAAGGAACCTGCTTGGGGCGCTGCTGCTGACGTTTAA
- the murA gene encoding UDP-N-acetylglucosamine 1-carboxyvinyltransferase, with amino-acid sequence MMAVAEASQESLKQRLNVSGGNGLKGTLRVSGAKNSALVLMTASLLSEETIELTNIPSLTDIDGMSAILESLGVQVDRQSDCIRLTAAELSGSAPPYELVNSLRASFFSIGPLLGRLGHAQVPLPGGCRIGARPVVEHIRGLKALGAVVNVEHGIVTASVPGSKKRLTGAQIVLDCPSVGATETILMAAVLADGVSTIENAAQEPEVQDLANLLNSMGGQVSGAGGPLITVQGVERLRGCSNYPVIPDRIEAGTFLMAAAITRSPLVVEPVIPEHLSAVIQKLRDCGCSIQIKGRAVTITPGEITAVDITTQPFPGFPTDLQAPFMALMCTAKGTSVISEKIYENRLQHVAELQRMGASIRLEGSTAIVEGVAQLSAAPVTGTDLRAAAAMVLAGLSAKGITEVAGLKHLDRGYDDLEAKLSAAGAEVKRNIP; translated from the coding sequence ATGATGGCCGTTGCAGAAGCGTCTCAGGAGAGTCTCAAGCAACGCCTCAATGTCAGCGGTGGTAATGGCTTAAAGGGGACACTTCGCGTCAGCGGTGCGAAAAACTCTGCTCTGGTGCTGATGACAGCCAGCCTCCTCAGCGAGGAGACCATTGAGCTGACCAACATTCCCTCTCTCACAGACATCGATGGCATGAGCGCCATCCTCGAATCTCTGGGGGTTCAAGTCGACAGGCAGTCGGATTGCATTCGCCTCACCGCAGCCGAGCTCAGTGGCTCAGCCCCTCCCTACGAACTGGTTAACAGCCTGCGCGCCAGTTTCTTCAGCATTGGTCCGCTGCTTGGACGCCTGGGACACGCTCAGGTCCCCCTGCCTGGAGGGTGCCGTATCGGGGCTCGTCCCGTCGTGGAACACATCCGCGGACTGAAAGCCCTCGGTGCCGTCGTCAATGTCGAGCACGGGATTGTCACAGCCTCAGTGCCCGGCAGCAAAAAACGCCTGACAGGCGCTCAGATCGTGCTCGACTGCCCCAGCGTTGGCGCCACCGAAACCATTCTGATGGCAGCGGTTCTGGCCGATGGGGTCTCCACCATTGAAAACGCTGCTCAGGAACCTGAAGTGCAGGACCTGGCCAACCTGCTCAACAGCATGGGGGGCCAGGTCAGCGGCGCTGGCGGCCCGTTGATCACTGTTCAAGGGGTAGAGCGGCTCCGTGGTTGCAGCAACTACCCGGTAATCCCGGATCGCATTGAAGCCGGAACATTCCTGATGGCGGCGGCAATCACGCGCTCACCACTGGTGGTGGAGCCCGTCATTCCCGAGCACCTCAGCGCTGTGATCCAAAAGCTTCGCGATTGCGGCTGCTCCATCCAGATCAAGGGAAGGGCCGTGACGATCACCCCAGGCGAGATCACGGCCGTGGATATCACCACCCAACCGTTCCCCGGGTTTCCAACCGATCTCCAGGCACCGTTCATGGCCCTGATGTGCACCGCGAAGGGCACCAGTGTGATCAGCGAAAAGATCTACGAAAACCGTCTGCAGCATGTGGCCGAACTGCAGCGCATGGGGGCGTCGATTCGACTCGAGGGCAGCACCGCCATCGTGGAAGGCGTGGCTCAGCTGAGCGCAGCTCCCGTCACCGGTACCGACCTCCGTGCAGCCGCAGCCATGGTGCTGGCTGGCCTCTCCGCCAAAGGAATCACCGAAGTGGCTGGTCTGAAGCACCTGGACCGGGGCTACGACGACCTCGAAGCCAAGCTCAGCGCTGCTGGCGCTGAGGTGAAGCGCAACATCCCCTGA